A segment of the Candidatus Methylarchaceae archaeon HK02M2 genome:
TATGCAGTAATAAATGAATACTTAGAATGTATAAATTTGAATGCTTGGAAGATTAAATGTCCAAGAGCGCTTGCGTTTCGGATATATAATAGTAAAGGGAAGGAAATGATCTCTATTGATGGATTAAAGCAACTCTCTGATTCCTTAAGAAATCTTTCGCCAGAAATTATTTCTAGCCATATAAAAAGGGGCGATCTTCAAAGATGGATTAAAGAGATTTTATTATGGAATGAATTCGCTGAAGAAGTTGATCAAATAGCAGGAGAAGATTCAAAAATTATTGTGAAAAATCTATTGGAACTTCTGAAAAGCAAGAAGGAAGTTATCAATAAAAATAGTAGCAAAATAATATCCTCAGAAAGTAAATAAAACAATTCAAATAGAATGTCATTTTTATTAATAGTGTAGTTTAAATAAAGCTCTTAGATGATAAAAGTTGATAAGTGACACTTTTGGAGCAACATGAAGATAAGAGTTTCAGAGTTCTTGTTACTCTCCATAATTTAGCTGCTGTGAACGAAAAAAGTGCAATAACCGTTGAAAAGCTAGTCGAGTTTATGAGCGTAGATAGGAGTTCAATCCTAATAGTTCTTAAGTCGTTATCAGGAGAAGGTCTTATCTCCGAAATCGATGAAAAGTACTATCTGAATTATAGTGGGACTCTGCGTATACTAACAAATTACACTTGAGATATTGATGAGTGTATTTTGATGAAGGTATTGATACTCTCATGGGAGTATGATGAATATATAAAATCTCATATCGAGAATCTTATAAGCAAACTTCCTAATAATTGTAAAGTATATATCCTTCATACTGCTGATGTCGAGTACATCAATCATAGAGAGAATAAAATTCATCAAGGTTTAGTGACTGATATTAAAACCAATTTGCACATTATCACATCGGTATTTTCTAGCTTGGGAGATTATGCAAGGGCCATATCAAGGATTAAATATGAAGTATTTGATTTCGACATTATACATGCACATGATTGGATGTCAGGCATACCTTCCATCATAGCAAAATTGGCTTATATTAAGCCTTTTGTACTTACATTTTATAGATTAGGGGCAAAAAATAATGATAAAAATCTCATTTCTCTATCAATAGAAGGTTTTGAGCGCTATTTATGTAATCAGGCAGATGCCTTAATCTTACACGATAAAGTAATGCGTAAATATATTTTTGAAGCGTATGGAATACCTTGGGAGAAGATATACGTTACACCAGAGTGGGATGGTATTGTAGATATATACAAAGAGGTTTTAGAGAAGTGAAGGTGCTGATGATCTCATGGGAGTATCCTCCTAGGATTGTAGGAGGTCTAGCTCGTCATGTATTTTGGCTTTCTAAAGAGCTTGGGAACATAGGTGTTGAAATCACCATAGTTTCATTAGACCACCCTTTAGCACCCATGTTTGAGAAGCAAGGGAAAAATACAATCGTTAGGTGTTTGAGCTACCGTTTCCCATCTCCGGACTTTATTACTTGGGTGTATCAGTTTAATTGCTGGATGTTAGAAAAAATTTTAACAGAATTAAGGAATGACTACGATATAATACATGTTCACGATTGGCTTACAGCACCTATTGGTTTAACCCTAAAGCATATCTTTAGAAAACCTCTTGTAGTTACGATTCACTCAACTGAATATGGTAGGCGCACTGGTATACACAATGACTTCCAGAAGCATATTCATGAAATAGAGTGGAAGGAGGTATTCGAAGCTTGGAAGACAATCGTCTGTAGTGAATATATGAAGAAGGAAGTTATTGCTGCTTTTAATGTTCCATTAAATAAGTTATCAGTTATACCAAATGGTGTGAATCCTGTAAGTTTAGATCAAAAGGCGAATATAATTGAAGCAAGAAGTCGATATGCAGAACCTTGGGAAAATATTGTTTTATATGTTGGGAGAATGGTTTTTGAAAAAGGCGTACATATCTTAGTAGAATCTGCTCGCCAACTGCTATCAAGAAGATGGGATGTAAAATTCATCCTTGTGGGAGAAGGGCCATTAAGAGCAAATCTAACCAATTCTATAGAAAAAATTGGTCTCGGTAATAAGTTCTACTTTCCAGGTTTCCTTACAGACGAAGAAGTTAAGGTTCTTTATAATATCTGTGATATAGCTGTTTTTCCTAGCCTTTACGAGCCTTTCGGCATAGTTGCACTAGAAGCCATGTCTGCTGGGAAGACGGTGATAGCTTCGGATACAGGGGGTCTTTCAGATATCATAGTACACGGTTTCAATGGACTTAAAGTGTCTCCTAGCAGTTCTATAGACTTAGAAAAAGCAATTGATTATCTCCTAAATCACCCTAAGGAAAGAAGTAGAATGGGGCATAACGGTCTTAATACTGTATACGAGAAATTTTCATGGAAAAGTATAGCAAGGCATACAAAAAAAATTTATCAGCGGGTTCTTGAAGAATATAACAAAGGTAGTTGGAAACCGAACTAAAGATCTCTGAATAATGATTAGTTCACTTAAAACAGGATTGTTAAAAACGATACTTCAATAATAATGTTTTTCAATTTATACTATTTATTATAATATTATGAGTTCGCTAAAAATTGTTGTAATTGCAGATTTCAGTATAATTCCCCTAGGATTAGGAGTTACAAGTGTAGGTAAGCAGATAGCTGAAGCCATAAATGCCATAAAGGAAGTAAAGGGCATAAGATACAAAGTAACTCCTATGGGAACAATACTTGAAGCCGAGAAAATAGAAACAATCTTAGAAGCTGTAAAATTAGCTCATGAAGCTCTTTTCAAAAAGGGAGTAAAAAGGATCGAATCCAATCTTCGAATAGATGATAGAAGAGATAAGCCAAGAACAATGGAAGAAAAGATACATCGTATAAAAAATTATATGAGTAAATAATTTAGAAAAATATAACAATAAATACAAAATAATGAACAATGATTATTATTAGAACCTCATATTCTTCTGAAATCGTATTTTAGTCTATCACTTAATTCTTGTAAAATATTTTCAAGGACTTTTTTCTCTAATATTTCTAAAGTAATTTCAACTTCTACATGTTTGGGAGCTATTTTTGGGTCATACCTCTTACATTGTATATCAAC
Coding sequences within it:
- a CDS encoding glycosyltransferase family 4 protein, which translates into the protein MKVLILSWEYDEYIKSHIENLISKLPNNCKVYILHTADVEYINHRENKIHQGLVTDIKTNLHIITSVFSSLGDYARAISRIKYEVFDFDIIHAHDWMSGIPSIIAKLAYIKPFVLTFYRLGAKNNDKNLISLSIEGFERYLCNQADALILHDKVMRKYIFEAYGIPWEKIYVTPEWDGIVDIYKEVLEK
- a CDS encoding glycosyltransferase family 4 protein codes for the protein MKVLMISWEYPPRIVGGLARHVFWLSKELGNIGVEITIVSLDHPLAPMFEKQGKNTIVRCLSYRFPSPDFITWVYQFNCWMLEKILTELRNDYDIIHVHDWLTAPIGLTLKHIFRKPLVVTIHSTEYGRRTGIHNDFQKHIHEIEWKEVFEAWKTIVCSEYMKKEVIAAFNVPLNKLSVIPNGVNPVSLDQKANIIEARSRYAEPWENIVLYVGRMVFEKGVHILVESARQLLSRRWDVKFILVGEGPLRANLTNSIEKIGLGNKFYFPGFLTDEEVKVLYNICDIAVFPSLYEPFGIVALEAMSAGKTVIASDTGGLSDIIVHGFNGLKVSPSSSIDLEKAIDYLLNHPKERSRMGHNGLNTVYEKFSWKSIARHTKKIYQRVLEEYNKGSWKPN
- a CDS encoding MTH1187 family thiamine-binding protein; this encodes MSSLKIVVIADFSIIPLGLGVTSVGKQIAEAINAIKEVKGIRYKVTPMGTILEAEKIETILEAVKLAHEALFKKGVKRIESNLRIDDRRDKPRTMEEKIHRIKNYMSK